The following are from one region of the Paenibacillus sp. KS-LC4 genome:
- a CDS encoding bile acid:sodium symporter family protein, which produces MQVQLGCLQHLDFIFIENTADGSPSFLAVVSIDLTPINRSFYIAKEGWLTKAFGLAFNRYFEQWMFIIIPFSLIAGFIFADTLSSMVAAVPYLFAYVTLTMALGCGVRELGAVMKRPGVLAWTLVLAHVLCPIIAYSLGTLLFGASSPYVVGLVLFTIIPLGVSTVLWVGMSGGSVPLMLAMVVIDSALCPFVVPAGLHLFFQTAVEIESAPLMLDLLLIIVLPTLLGVLLHQWSRGRLLEQVKPVAAPLSKLCFVAVVALNAAAIAPYTEQLKGDLLKILPLVVLLVSLCYAVGFIGTMRGASKEVQITVSFATGMRNISLGMVLALGYFSPLAAVPVVLSIMVQQPLATLHHFILQKLQKGERI; this is translated from the coding sequence ATGCAAGTGCAGCTAGGCTGCCTTCAGCATCTTGATTTTATTTTTATTGAAAACACAGCAGATGGAAGTCCATCCTTTCTCGCCGTGGTGAGCATCGACCTCACACCAATCAATCGTTCATTTTATATAGCAAAAGAGGGATGGCTTACGAAAGCATTTGGACTAGCTTTTAACCGATATTTTGAGCAATGGATGTTTATTATTATACCCTTTTCGCTAATTGCCGGCTTTATCTTCGCGGATACGCTTAGCAGTATGGTGGCTGCCGTGCCTTATTTATTCGCTTATGTGACGCTGACGATGGCGCTTGGCTGCGGGGTCAGGGAGCTTGGAGCGGTTATGAAGAGGCCGGGTGTGCTTGCCTGGACGCTTGTGCTCGCCCATGTGCTCTGTCCGATTATCGCCTATAGCCTCGGCACGCTGTTGTTCGGCGCATCGTCGCCCTATGTGGTGGGGCTTGTGCTGTTCACCATTATTCCGCTTGGCGTGTCTACGGTTCTATGGGTAGGCATGTCAGGCGGCAGCGTGCCGCTCATGCTTGCGATGGTCGTTATTGATTCAGCCTTATGCCCATTTGTCGTGCCGGCAGGGCTCCATTTGTTTTTTCAAACGGCAGTAGAGATCGAAAGCGCACCGCTCATGCTGGATTTGCTGCTCATCATTGTGCTGCCAACGCTGCTCGGCGTGCTGCTCCATCAATGGAGCCGGGGGCGGCTGCTGGAGCAGGTTAAGCCTGTCGCAGCGCCCCTTTCAAAGCTGTGCTTTGTGGCGGTAGTCGCGCTGAATGCAGCGGCAATTGCCCCGTATACCGAGCAGCTGAAGGGCGACCTGCTCAAGATTTTGCCGCTCGTTGTATTGCTCGTCTCGCTATGCTACGCTGTCGGCTTTATCGGAACGATGCGCGGAGCAAGCAAGGAGGTGCAAATTACGGTATCGTTTGCGACAGGCATGCGCAATATTTCGTTGGGCATGGTGCTGGCGCTCGGCTATTTCAGCCCGCTGGCCGCCGTACCCGTTGTTCTGTCTATTATGGTGCAGCAGCCACTGGCTACGCTCCACCATTTTATTTTGCAAAAGCTGCAAAAAGGAGAGCGCATTTAG